In Deinococcus sedimenti, a single genomic region encodes these proteins:
- the pdxR gene encoding MocR-like pyridoxine biosynthesis transcription factor PdxR has protein sequence MAGTGIPLSPDLSAPGWLDALTLPPAQPGETRHAQVTRALRTAITRGLLPEGTRLPGHRRLAEHLGVARNTLVDALAQLELEGYVQAQGRSGTRVSVPAHAPPESQAAALPLSAWAQRALAGQIEDAGGEYLVDFRVGQPVPELYPEAAWTQALARRAAQALRAGQPDDPLGPLETRRALAAHLNAERGAQVTPDMILLTGGTQGALDALARVFLEPGRVAAVEDPTYPGARAALAATGAQVQPVPVDDQGVQPDRLPSQATLLYVTPGCQYPTGAALPATRRQALITWARRGSAFILEDDYAADLYHAARPPAVLQGVAPDRVILLGSFSKSLAPVTRSGFLAAPPDVVRVLAATRPLTDRVPGRLDALALADVLASGAYSRHLRRARTVLTHRRDVLVQDLATRLPGWTPRPAPGGLHLYLPLPPGWMEAQAVARAAAEGVALSPVAPLVQGDHPPAVLLGFAHLTPDQLRRGVAGLTAAWNDPRGIYGHAAEPDPRQEPRLC, from the coding sequence GTGGCTGGAACGGGAATTCCGCTGAGCCCGGACCTGTCGGCCCCCGGCTGGCTGGACGCCCTGACCCTCCCGCCCGCGCAGCCCGGCGAGACCCGCCACGCGCAGGTCACCCGCGCGCTGCGCACTGCGATCACGCGCGGCCTGCTGCCCGAAGGCACGCGACTGCCCGGGCACCGCCGCCTCGCGGAGCACCTGGGCGTGGCGCGCAACACGCTGGTGGACGCCCTGGCGCAGCTGGAACTGGAAGGCTACGTGCAGGCGCAGGGCCGCAGCGGCACCCGCGTCAGTGTCCCCGCGCACGCCCCGCCCGAATCCCAGGCCGCCGCGCTGCCCCTGAGCGCCTGGGCCCAGCGCGCCCTGGCCGGACAGATCGAGGACGCGGGCGGTGAGTACCTCGTGGACTTCCGCGTCGGTCAGCCCGTCCCCGAGCTATACCCGGAGGCCGCATGGACGCAGGCGCTGGCCCGCCGCGCCGCGCAGGCCCTGCGCGCCGGACAGCCCGACGATCCCCTGGGACCGCTGGAGACCCGCCGCGCGCTGGCCGCCCACCTGAACGCCGAAAGGGGCGCGCAGGTCACGCCCGACATGATCCTCCTGACCGGCGGCACGCAGGGCGCCCTGGACGCCCTGGCCCGCGTCTTCCTGGAGCCCGGACGGGTCGCCGCCGTCGAGGACCCCACGTACCCCGGCGCGCGAGCCGCGCTGGCCGCCACCGGCGCGCAGGTGCAGCCCGTCCCCGTGGACGACCAGGGCGTCCAGCCGGACCGGCTGCCCAGTCAGGCCACCCTGCTGTACGTCACACCCGGCTGCCAGTACCCCACGGGCGCCGCGCTCCCCGCCACGCGGCGCCAGGCACTCATCACCTGGGCGCGCCGCGGCAGCGCGTTCATTCTGGAAGACGACTACGCCGCCGACCTGTACCACGCCGCCCGCCCCCCCGCCGTCCTGCAGGGCGTCGCGCCCGACCGCGTGATCCTGCTCGGCTCGTTCAGCAAGAGCCTCGCGCCCGTCACCCGCAGCGGCTTCCTGGCCGCCCCGCCGGACGTGGTGCGCGTCCTGGCCGCCACCCGGCCCCTCACCGACCGCGTGCCGGGCCGCCTGGACGCCCTGGCCCTCGCGGACGTGCTCGCCAGCGGCGCGTACAGCCGCCACCTGCGCCGCGCCCGCACGGTCCTCACCCACCGCCGCGACGTGCTCGTGCAGGACCTCGCCACCCGCCTCCCGGGCTGGACGCCCCGCCCGGCACCCGGAGGCCTGCACCTCTACCTGCCGCTCCCACCCGGCTGGATGGAAGCCCAGGCCGTGGCACGCGCCGCTGCGGAAGGCGTGGCGCTCAGTCCGGTCGCGCCGCTCGTCCAGGGTGACCATCCACCCGCCGTGCTGCTGGGCTTCGCGCACCTGACCCCGGACCAGCTGCGGCGCGGCGTCGCCGGTCTGACCGCCGCATGGAACGATCCACGTGGAATCTACGGCCACGCAGCTGAACCCGATCCACGGCAGGAGCCCCGCCTTTGTTGA
- the leuB gene encoding 3-isopropylmalate dehydrogenase gives MPKIVTLPGDGIGPEVTAAAVAVLREVAPDVTIEEHLIGGIAYDTHGDPFPQVTRDALKDADAVLLGTVGGAQDSAWNLLPRHLRPESGLLALRKALGCYANLRPVRVQPGLEHLSPLKAELARGVDILIVRELLGGVYFDGDRKIDGDTAYNTMRYTTPEVERVARVAFWAAEQRKGRVTSVDKANVLEVSELWRRDVTALRDREYRGIHLNHEYVDSVAMLIVSDPSRYDVIVTENLFGDILSDLAAVIPGSLGLMPSASLGDGAGLFEPIHGSAPDIAGKGVANPAAAIMSAGMLLRHGLKRPEGANQIDRAVALALREHPTRDLGGRADTQTFTRAVLSALETSPAVG, from the coding sequence ATGCCTAAGATCGTCACCCTGCCCGGCGACGGGATCGGCCCCGAGGTCACCGCCGCCGCCGTCGCCGTCCTGCGCGAGGTCGCGCCCGACGTCACCATCGAGGAACACCTGATCGGTGGGATCGCCTATGACACGCATGGCGACCCGTTCCCGCAGGTCACCCGCGACGCCCTGAAAGACGCGGACGCGGTGCTGCTGGGCACGGTGGGCGGCGCGCAGGACAGCGCCTGGAATCTCCTGCCCCGGCACCTGCGCCCCGAGAGCGGCCTGCTCGCGCTGCGCAAGGCGCTCGGGTGCTACGCGAACCTGCGCCCCGTGCGCGTCCAGCCGGGCCTGGAACACCTCTCGCCGCTGAAGGCGGAACTGGCGCGCGGCGTGGACATCCTGATCGTGCGTGAACTGCTGGGCGGCGTGTACTTCGACGGGGACCGCAAGATCGACGGGGACACCGCGTACAACACCATGCGCTACACCACCCCCGAGGTCGAACGCGTCGCCCGCGTGGCCTTCTGGGCCGCCGAGCAGCGCAAGGGCCGCGTCACCAGCGTGGACAAGGCCAACGTGCTGGAGGTCAGCGAACTGTGGCGCCGCGACGTCACCGCCCTGCGCGACCGCGAGTACCGCGGCATCCACCTGAACCACGAGTACGTGGACAGCGTCGCCATGCTGATCGTTTCCGACCCCAGCCGCTACGACGTGATCGTCACCGAGAACCTGTTCGGCGACATCCTCAGCGACCTGGCCGCCGTGATCCCCGGCAGCCTCGGCCTGATGCCCAGCGCCAGCCTGGGGGATGGCGCGGGCCTGTTCGAACCCATCCACGGCAGCGCCCCCGACATCGCCGGGAAGGGCGTCGCGAACCCCGCCGCCGCGATCATGAGCGCCGGGATGCTCCTGCGCCACGGCCTCAAACGCCCCGAGGGCGCCAATCAGATCGACCGCGCCGTCGCCCTGGCTCTGCGTGAACACCCCACCCGCGACCTGGGCGGCAGGGCCGACACGCAGACCTTCACCCGCGCCGTCCTCAGCGCGCTGGAGACCTCGCCCGCCGTCGGGTAA
- a CDS encoding 3-isopropylmalate dehydratase small subunit — protein sequence MPKVHVFARDHINTDEIIPARHLTTDVESELAKYAMEDYDKDFVRRVEPGDIIVAGADFGCGSSREHAVWALRGAGVAAVIAPNFARIYYRNSINNGFLALECDGIVEAFQDGDPADLDLTGGTITNTRTGQSLTFVPVPQFALDVQKAGGWLEYMKANDQAALEAETLNAHSTQAGHGHPGQEEQHA from the coding sequence ATGCCTAAAGTGCACGTGTTTGCCCGTGATCACATCAACACCGACGAGATCATCCCCGCCCGCCACCTGACCACCGACGTGGAAAGCGAACTCGCGAAGTACGCCATGGAGGACTACGACAAGGACTTCGTGCGGCGCGTGGAACCCGGCGACATCATCGTGGCCGGAGCGGACTTCGGGTGCGGCAGCAGCCGCGAGCACGCCGTGTGGGCGCTGCGCGGTGCGGGTGTAGCGGCCGTGATCGCCCCGAACTTCGCGCGGATCTACTACCGCAACAGCATCAACAACGGCTTCCTGGCGCTGGAATGCGACGGCATCGTGGAGGCCTTCCAGGATGGCGACCCGGCCGACCTGGACCTGACGGGCGGCACGATCACGAACACCCGCACCGGGCAGAGCCTCACGTTCGTGCCCGTTCCGCAGTTCGCGCTGGACGTGCAGAAGGCTGGGGGCTGGCTGGAGTACATGAAGGCGAACGATCAGGCGGCGCTGGAAGCCGAGACCCTGAATGCCCACTCCACTCAGGCCGGTCACGGCCACCCCGGCCAGGAGGAACAGCATGCCTAA
- a CDS encoding LysE family transporter, whose amino-acid sequence MDLNILLAVAAIHTVVLVIPGPDVLLVSQTALARTRRAALLAGLGVVLGIACWAALALLGIGLLFQAFPWIHGAVKVAGGAYLLWMGVNLWRSSARPDAQAAPIQAPISDLAALRAGFLTNISNPKAAVFFGSVFSGVLGAHAGTGLKLAAFAVIVGLSLGWFALVAAGMSTAPMQRAYLRARRAVDRVAGTLMLGFGGLLLASRE is encoded by the coding sequence GTGGACCTGAACATACTGCTGGCCGTCGCGGCCATCCACACGGTGGTGCTCGTCATTCCGGGGCCGGATGTGCTGCTCGTCAGCCAGACCGCCCTGGCCCGCACCCGCCGCGCGGCCCTGCTGGCCGGACTGGGCGTCGTGCTGGGCATCGCGTGCTGGGCGGCGCTGGCCCTGCTGGGCATCGGACTGCTGTTCCAAGCGTTCCCGTGGATTCACGGCGCGGTCAAGGTCGCGGGCGGCGCGTACCTGCTGTGGATGGGTGTGAACCTCTGGCGCAGCAGCGCCCGGCCCGACGCGCAGGCCGCGCCCATCCAGGCGCCGATCAGCGACCTCGCGGCGCTGCGCGCCGGGTTCCTGACGAACATCAGCAACCCCAAGGCCGCCGTGTTCTTCGGCAGCGTGTTCAGCGGCGTGCTCGGCGCGCACGCGGGCACCGGCCTGAAACTCGCGGCGTTTGCCGTGATCGTGGGCCTCAGCCTCGGCTGGTTCGCGCTGGTCGCCGCCGGGATGTCCACCGCGCCCATGCAGCGCGCCTACCTGCGCGCCCGCCGGGCCGTGGACCGCGTGGCGGGCACGCTGATGCTGGGCTTCGGAGGGCTGCTGCTCGCGTCTCGCGAGTAA
- a CDS encoding homoaconitate hydratase family protein: MGMTIAEKILAAHSGHDHVVPGQLIECRTDWVLCHEITTPAALRMLEERGMDQVFNPDQIVAVPDHSVPAMNIKAAKMYQKLKSWVHEKGIKHFFDVGRGGIAHVVLENTGLMKPGQTLVSGDSHTCNAGALGTFATGVGSTDLAGAIYAGKVWFKVPETMLIRVTGKAQPGVTPKDIVLEVIKRIGADGANYMVMEWVGDYIDNLDMEGRFTLTNMAIEAGGKTGIVAVDDTTRVYMSARGVTPDQYTEYQSDADASFKVIVEVDAAQVEPTVAYPHIPSNGRVAGSDRIAVTHAYVGSCTNGRISDLRDVARILKGRKVAEGVQMIVVPATQAIWKQAAQEGLLEIFVDAGASVSYPSCGACLGMHSGVLGPDDVCISSSNRNFVGRMGDPSAQIYLASPATVAASAVAGFISDPRAYNDTINAAD; the protein is encoded by the coding sequence ATGGGAATGACGATTGCAGAGAAGATCCTCGCCGCGCACAGCGGGCACGACCACGTCGTCCCGGGCCAGCTGATCGAGTGCCGCACCGACTGGGTGCTGTGCCACGAGATCACCACGCCCGCCGCGCTGCGCATGCTCGAGGAACGCGGCATGGATCAGGTGTTCAACCCCGACCAGATCGTCGCGGTGCCCGACCACTCCGTCCCGGCCATGAACATCAAGGCCGCGAAGATGTACCAGAAGCTCAAGAGCTGGGTGCATGAGAAGGGCATCAAGCACTTCTTCGACGTGGGACGCGGCGGCATCGCGCACGTGGTGCTGGAGAACACCGGCCTGATGAAACCCGGCCAGACGCTCGTAAGCGGCGACAGCCACACCTGCAACGCGGGCGCGCTGGGCACCTTCGCGACCGGCGTGGGCAGCACGGACCTCGCGGGCGCCATCTACGCCGGGAAGGTGTGGTTCAAGGTGCCCGAAACCATGCTGATCCGCGTGACCGGGAAGGCCCAGCCGGGCGTGACGCCCAAGGACATCGTGCTGGAGGTCATCAAGCGCATCGGTGCGGACGGCGCGAACTACATGGTCATGGAGTGGGTCGGGGACTACATCGACAATCTGGACATGGAGGGCCGCTTCACGCTGACGAACATGGCCATCGAGGCCGGGGGCAAGACTGGGATCGTCGCCGTGGACGACACCACCCGCGTGTACATGAGCGCCCGCGGTGTCACCCCTGATCAGTACACTGAGTACCAGTCCGACGCGGACGCCAGCTTCAAGGTGATCGTCGAGGTGGACGCCGCGCAGGTCGAGCCGACCGTCGCGTATCCGCACATCCCCAGCAACGGGCGCGTGGCGGGCAGTGACCGCATCGCCGTGACGCACGCGTACGTGGGCAGCTGCACGAACGGCCGCATCAGCGACCTGCGCGACGTGGCCCGCATCCTCAAGGGCCGCAAGGTCGCCGAGGGCGTGCAGATGATCGTCGTGCCCGCCACGCAGGCCATCTGGAAACAGGCCGCCCAGGAGGGGCTGCTGGAGATCTTCGTGGACGCCGGGGCCAGCGTCAGTTATCCCAGCTGCGGCGCGTGCCTGGGCATGCACTCCGGCGTTCTGGGGCCGGACGACGTGTGCATCAGCTCCTCGAACCGCAACTTCGTGGGCCGCATGGGCGACCCCAGTGCGCAGATCTACCTCGCCAGTCCGGCCACCGTCGCCGCGAGCGCCGTCGCGGGCTTCATCAGCGACCCGCGCGCGTACAACGACACCATCAACGCCGCCGACTGA
- a CDS encoding putative Ig domain-containing protein gives MKRLQLPTAMLGLTVLLTACPQPPAPDATVSLTVALTGVTSAPIKITNTTTGAALFDGNLDTGKVFTNLTAGTTVKIEPGAVNGFTTPPAQTVTLDASKTVTAEYKALSGAAVQATRIQGAVADLPTGAAIGVLGNSYEVDTNNEVAVSSSGLDLPLTRAPSSRLSTLLPTGNSGCQATVTASANPNIALFTEVNLLSSKMDYLGTVTEQIVAGGTMTGSRVARLYSDRAATVKGTLTCPASNSATLTVNLDVTLTAGWNAVEYASGQNQLTIRTLGGSARSTLKATRAPGAVSIALQKPVEFTSDADVAVAAQIYQDGGYTGEISLSTNVPGLTVEPKTVTLTAANLNSQAAGVAAYLRRLGVNPQRLDTTLTFRYNGSSNLSLTPFQIVARDASGKQVGIGYSSVTVTRPGLTVSLFPSEVQMYPGDTRDVNVTAYGIGGFTGSVTYTLTGLPAGLSAQPVTANLNGSSFVTLKVVGDGTVKPGTYPVTVTATSADKSATTTGKLIVNAPTISVAFTGYGYSVSQGETTSIPVSVSSSNGFSGTTTVTLTDLPAGVTATPKTVTVTPGASTQVMLPIQATSDATLGNATIKASSPNLDPNAYASPTVTLSVRPARVALPVQSSISGVAPASSGLWVASEGSYDPSKNSYMFQVTRVSSAGDTLTSASVAGSYSVRLISTVSGVLALNADSSAPTVSQVTDTGTVTALPTPALGNVTAMSNSTDSQGRVWFIQSRYDAGAVTFSLNTWTPSTGAISPVNLAVSNFSSYGTQNFFFSPDRKQLMLIMPGYPGSIYRIDTATLQATKVETTVQATSAAVTNSGAVWLSAYSTLSRVNSDGTVTQFDSVSSGELLGFDLKAADVLWGRDSSGVYRVDISAAKPASTFVSLGNVKGAALNAEGGVLAVWSSDYNAPVSVSRIK, from the coding sequence ATGAAACGCCTTCAACTCCCGACCGCCATGCTCGGCCTGACCGTCCTGCTCACAGCCTGCCCGCAACCCCCCGCACCAGATGCCACCGTCAGTCTGACCGTCGCCCTGACTGGCGTCACCAGCGCGCCCATCAAGATCACGAACACCACGACCGGCGCGGCACTCTTCGACGGCAACCTCGACACCGGGAAGGTCTTCACGAACCTGACGGCCGGCACCACCGTGAAGATCGAACCCGGCGCCGTCAACGGCTTCACCACGCCCCCCGCCCAGACGGTCACCCTGGACGCCAGCAAGACCGTGACGGCCGAATACAAGGCGCTGTCCGGCGCCGCCGTGCAGGCCACCCGCATTCAGGGGGCCGTGGCCGACCTCCCCACCGGGGCCGCCATCGGCGTCCTGGGCAACAGCTACGAAGTCGACACCAACAACGAGGTCGCCGTCAGCAGCAGCGGTCTCGACCTGCCGCTGACCCGGGCGCCCAGCAGCCGCCTGTCCACGCTGCTGCCCACCGGCAACTCCGGCTGCCAGGCCACCGTCACGGCCAGTGCCAACCCGAACATCGCATTGTTTACCGAGGTGAACCTGCTCAGCTCGAAGATGGATTACCTGGGCACCGTGACCGAGCAGATCGTGGCTGGCGGCACCATGACCGGTAGCAGGGTCGCGCGTCTGTACAGCGACCGCGCCGCGACGGTCAAGGGAACCCTCACCTGCCCAGCCTCGAACAGCGCGACACTCACCGTCAATCTCGACGTCACCCTGACCGCCGGTTGGAACGCAGTGGAGTACGCGTCTGGGCAGAACCAGTTGACCATCAGGACGCTGGGTGGTAGCGCCCGCAGCACCCTGAAGGCCACGCGCGCGCCGGGCGCGGTCAGCATCGCCCTGCAGAAACCTGTCGAGTTCACCTCCGATGCGGACGTGGCCGTCGCAGCCCAGATCTACCAGGACGGCGGCTACACCGGAGAGATCAGCCTGAGCACCAATGTTCCCGGACTGACCGTCGAACCCAAGACCGTCACGCTGACAGCCGCGAACCTGAACAGCCAGGCCGCGGGCGTGGCCGCGTACCTGCGCCGACTGGGCGTGAACCCACAACGCCTGGACACCACACTCACCTTCCGCTACAACGGTTCCAGCAACCTCAGCCTCACGCCGTTCCAGATCGTGGCACGTGACGCATCAGGCAAGCAGGTCGGGATCGGCTACAGCAGCGTGACCGTCACCCGCCCGGGGCTGACCGTATCGCTCTTCCCCTCGGAAGTTCAGATGTACCCCGGTGATACCCGCGACGTCAACGTGACGGCGTACGGTATCGGCGGATTTACCGGCAGCGTCACGTACACTCTGACCGGTCTCCCTGCTGGCCTGAGCGCCCAGCCTGTCACAGCCAATCTCAACGGTTCTTCGTTCGTGACCCTGAAGGTCGTAGGAGACGGAACCGTGAAACCCGGCACGTACCCGGTGACCGTCACGGCGACCAGCGCTGATAAATCCGCGACGACCACGGGGAAACTGATTGTCAATGCCCCCACCATCAGCGTGGCGTTCACCGGCTATGGGTATTCCGTCTCGCAGGGGGAGACGACCAGCATCCCCGTTTCGGTCTCCTCAAGCAACGGGTTCAGCGGCACCACGACCGTCACCTTGACTGACCTGCCGGCCGGCGTGACCGCCACTCCTAAGACCGTCACGGTCACGCCCGGCGCCTCCACACAGGTCATGCTGCCCATACAGGCCACCAGTGACGCCACTCTCGGCAACGCGACCATCAAGGCCAGCAGTCCCAACCTCGACCCGAACGCCTACGCCTCACCGACCGTCACGCTGAGTGTCCGCCCCGCGCGGGTGGCGCTACCTGTGCAGAGCTCGATTTCAGGCGTTGCTCCGGCCAGCAGTGGGCTGTGGGTCGCCTCCGAAGGCTCATATGATCCCTCCAAGAACTCCTACATGTTCCAGGTGACACGCGTTAGCTCTGCCGGCGACACCCTGACCAGCGCCTCCGTCGCCGGCAGCTACTCCGTTCGACTGATCAGCACCGTCAGTGGCGTGCTGGCCCTGAACGCAGACAGCTCCGCTCCCACAGTCTCACAGGTGACCGATACCGGCACAGTGACGGCACTGCCTACCCCGGCGCTGGGCAACGTCACGGCCATGAGCAACTCGACCGACAGTCAGGGTCGCGTCTGGTTCATTCAGTCGAGATACGACGCGGGAGCCGTTACCTTCAGCCTCAACACCTGGACACCCAGCACCGGCGCCATCTCCCCAGTCAACCTGGCCGTGTCGAATTTCAGTTCGTACGGCACACAGAATTTCTTCTTCAGCCCTGACCGCAAGCAGCTGATGCTGATCATGCCCGGTTACCCTGGCAGCATCTACCGGATTGACACGGCCACCCTTCAGGCCACCAAAGTCGAGACCACAGTGCAGGCCACGAGTGCCGCCGTCACCAACAGCGGCGCGGTGTGGCTCTCCGCCTACAGCACCCTGAGCCGCGTGAACAGTGACGGCACGGTCACCCAATTTGACAGCGTCAGCAGCGGAGAACTGCTGGGCTTCGACCTGAAAGCCGCAGACGTACTGTGGGGCCGCGACTCGTCGGGCGTGTACCGAGTGGACATCAGCGCGGCCAAACCCGCCAGCACCTTTGTCTCACTGGGGAACGTGAAGGGCGCGGCGCTGAACGCAGAAGGCGGCGTCCTGGCCGTGTGGAGCTCCGATTACAACGCTCCAGTCTCTGTTTCTCGGATCAAGTGA
- the mqnC gene encoding cyclic dehypoxanthinyl futalosine synthase has protein sequence MTAPASTAAAGDLLPRAARGDRLSHPEIEALYHQPLPDVAAVAHHLRLARRDPDTVTFLIDRNINYTNICNVGCNFCAFYRTRRQKDSYTLDYEQISHKIRELEAVGGTRILLQGGVNPDLGLDYYTGLLRHVKAHHPTIRIDAFSPEEVLFMEKTFGLSLDALLDTLIEAGLDGLPGAGGEILEDDVRAKAAPARIRSEDWFRIIDAAQRKGLYTIATMVIGFGETYAQRASHLLKIREQQDKANRDYDGNGFSGFAMWTLQTEHTRLHGKAPGATAHEYLQQLAIARIALDNIPNIQASWPAQGFKVGQAALYYGANDLGSTMLEENVVSAAAGHDRHQATVRELIRIAVDAGFTPAIRNSRFQIIERPDAQAILNRAPENPEGDRAVGSAS, from the coding sequence ATGACCGCACCCGCCTCCACCGCCGCAGCGGGCGACCTGCTGCCCCGCGCCGCACGCGGCGACCGCCTGAGCCACCCCGAGATCGAGGCGCTGTACCACCAGCCCCTCCCGGACGTCGCCGCCGTCGCGCACCACCTGCGCCTCGCGCGCCGCGACCCCGACACCGTCACGTTCCTGATCGACCGGAACATCAACTACACGAACATCTGCAACGTCGGCTGCAACTTCTGCGCCTTCTACCGCACCCGCCGCCAGAAAGACAGCTACACCCTCGACTACGAGCAGATCAGCCACAAGATCCGCGAACTCGAAGCGGTGGGCGGCACCCGCATCCTGCTGCAGGGCGGCGTGAACCCCGACTTGGGCCTGGACTACTACACGGGCCTGCTGCGGCACGTCAAGGCGCACCACCCCACCATCCGCATCGACGCCTTTTCACCGGAAGAAGTCCTGTTCATGGAGAAGACCTTCGGCCTGAGCCTCGACGCGCTGCTCGACACGCTGATCGAGGCGGGCCTCGACGGGCTCCCCGGCGCCGGTGGCGAGATCCTCGAGGACGATGTGCGCGCGAAAGCCGCCCCCGCCCGCATCCGCAGCGAGGACTGGTTCCGGATCATCGACGCCGCGCAGCGCAAGGGCCTGTACACCATTGCCACCATGGTCATCGGCTTCGGCGAGACGTACGCGCAGCGCGCCAGCCACCTCCTGAAGATCCGCGAACAGCAGGACAAGGCGAACCGCGACTACGACGGCAACGGGTTCTCCGGCTTCGCCATGTGGACCCTGCAGACCGAACACACCCGCCTGCACGGCAAGGCGCCCGGCGCGACCGCGCACGAGTACCTGCAGCAGCTCGCCATTGCCCGCATCGCGCTGGACAACATCCCCAACATCCAGGCGTCCTGGCCCGCGCAGGGCTTCAAGGTCGGGCAGGCCGCGCTGTACTACGGCGCCAACGACCTGGGGAGCACCATGCTGGAGGAGAACGTCGTTTCCGCCGCCGCCGGACACGACCGCCACCAGGCGACCGTGCGCGAACTGATCCGCATCGCCGTGGACGCCGGCTTCACGCCCGCCATCCGCAACAGCCGCTTCCAGATCATCGAGCGGCCCGACGCGCAGGCCATCCTGAACCGCGCCCCTGAGAACCCCGAAGGCGACCGCGCCGTCGGCTCGGCCAGCTGA
- a CDS encoding MarR family winged helix-turn-helix transcriptional regulator: MTDTPAPGAPGSLHHRAYLALQRLALHQHRQGADLFRAHGLSAPQFNVLRILRGAGDGGLTCSEIGDRLLDHDPDVTRLLDRLQKAGLVTRDRDRPDRRIVATRLTDAGRDLLARLDPPLTDLHARQFAHLTDPQLRDLLSLLTAASGDPEEHVQSR, encoded by the coding sequence ATGACCGACACCCCCGCCCCCGGCGCGCCCGGCAGCCTGCATCACCGCGCCTACCTCGCCCTGCAACGCCTCGCGCTGCACCAGCACCGCCAGGGCGCCGACCTGTTCCGCGCCCACGGCCTCAGCGCCCCCCAGTTCAACGTCCTGCGCATCCTGCGCGGCGCCGGAGACGGCGGCCTGACCTGCAGCGAGATCGGCGACCGCCTCCTCGACCACGACCCCGACGTCACCCGCCTCCTCGACCGCCTCCAGAAGGCCGGACTGGTCACCCGGGACCGCGACCGGCCCGACCGCCGCATCGTCGCCACCCGACTGACCGACGCCGGACGGGACCTCCTGGCCCGCCTCGACCCGCCCCTGACCGACCTGCACGCCCGGCAGTTCGCCCACCTGACCGACCCACAGCTGCGCGACCTGCTCAGCCTGCTCACAGCGGCTTCCGGTGACCCCGAGGAACACGTTCAGTCCCGCTGA
- the gnd gene encoding phosphogluconate dehydrogenase (NAD(+)-dependent, decarboxylating), with the protein MQHVEAGGRKRFHAGRTTMKLGMIGLGKMGGNMVLRLTQGGIEVTGYDRSEESVAQIERQGARGARSMDDLIASLGEPGTRAVWVMVPAGKITQSVIDDLASRLAPGDIVIDGGNSNYKDSIRRAEDLAEQGIHFVDVGTSGGVWGLKEGYAMMIGGAEEAVERLRPAFEALAPAADRGWGRMGPAGSGHYVKMVHNGIEYGMMQAYAEGFELMKAHQDFNLDMAQIAELWRHGSVVRSWLLDLTAEALQNKAEFEKLSDYVADSGEGRWTIIDSIELGVPTPVITLATQMRFRSQQEVSYAGQMLSAMRRAFGGHAVKTIESPRQEGLVPEVAPGDHPKVAAPENIGQTASAGEGSAAEQLGETGQQRVKGDA; encoded by the coding sequence GTGCAGCACGTTGAGGCTGGAGGCCGGAAGCGCTTCCATGCCGGGAGGACAACCATGAAACTAGGCATGATCGGACTGGGCAAGATGGGCGGCAACATGGTTCTTCGCCTCACCCAGGGTGGAATCGAGGTCACCGGCTACGACCGCAGCGAGGAATCCGTCGCGCAGATCGAACGTCAGGGCGCCCGCGGTGCCCGCAGCATGGACGACCTGATCGCCTCGCTCGGCGAGCCCGGCACGCGCGCCGTGTGGGTCATGGTGCCCGCCGGGAAGATCACCCAGAGCGTCATCGACGACCTCGCCTCCCGCCTCGCGCCCGGCGACATCGTCATCGACGGCGGCAACAGCAACTACAAGGACAGCATCCGCCGCGCCGAGGACCTCGCCGAACAGGGCATTCACTTCGTGGACGTCGGCACGTCCGGCGGCGTGTGGGGCCTCAAGGAAGGCTACGCCATGATGATCGGCGGCGCCGAGGAAGCCGTCGAGCGGCTGCGTCCCGCCTTCGAGGCGCTGGCACCCGCCGCGGACCGCGGCTGGGGCCGCATGGGTCCGGCGGGCAGCGGGCACTACGTGAAGATGGTTCACAACGGCATCGAGTACGGCATGATGCAGGCCTACGCCGAGGGCTTCGAGCTGATGAAGGCGCACCAGGACTTCAACCTCGACATGGCGCAGATCGCCGAACTGTGGCGGCACGGCAGCGTCGTGCGCTCCTGGCTGCTGGACCTGACCGCCGAGGCGCTGCAGAACAAGGCCGAGTTCGAGAAGCTCTCGGACTACGTGGCGGACAGTGGCGAGGGCCGCTGGACGATCATCGACTCCATCGAACTGGGCGTGCCCACGCCCGTGATCACCCTGGCGACGCAGATGCGGTTCCGCAGCCAGCAGGAGGTCAGCTACGCCGGGCAGATGCTCTCGGCGATGCGCCGCGCGTTCGGTGGGCACGCCGTGAAGACCATCGAGTCGCCCCGCCAGGAGGGGCTGGTGCCCGAGGTGGCGCCCGGCGATCACCCCAAGGTGGCCGCGCCGGAAAACATCGGCCAGACGGCCAGCGCGGGCGAGGGGAGCGCCGCCGAACAGCTGGGCGAGACCGGGCAGCAGCGCGTGAAGGGTGACGCATGA